A segment of the Candidatus Pelagisphaera phototrophica genome:
ATTTTGCGAAACAGGTCCTGTTCGGCGAGACGTTGGAAGAAAAACTGAGTTTTCCGCGTAGCGAAATCATAGATACTCTACCTGGCAGTCCGATCAAGACTCCGCGTAAGTTGTCCCGGCCTCACCATTTGAGGCTCCACGAAGATGGCGTTAAACCGAGCCACCCCAGTAACGCCAAACTCGTAGATGAAAGGGAACGAGGCCGCCTTCTCCACTTTTTCGGCAATCACGAGTTACTTGCAACCGAGCTCATGGCTTTGGTTTTACTCAAGTTTCCCGAGGCTCCTTCCAGCTTCCGACTCGGCGTCCTCGAAACATTAAAAGAAGAGCAAATCCACACGCAGCTCTACATTCATCGCATGAAGCAGTGTGGGGTGGAATTTGGCGAACTTCCGCTAAGCGACTACTTTTGGAAAAGTGTGTCTTCCATGGAGGATCCTTTGGATTACGTGACCCGACTTTCGCTTACTTTCGAACAAGCCAATCTGGACTACTCCTTTGAGTACAAAAAAACTTTCGAATCCGTGGGAGACGATGTGACCGCCGGTCTTCTCGATCGAATTTACCGCGACGAGATTCAACATGTCGGTTTTGGATTGAAATGGTTTCGACGCTGGAAAGATTCCGGGAGGACCGACTGGGAGGTCTTTCGAAAGCGACTTGTCTTTCCGCTATCCCCCTCTAGGGCCAAAGGCAGTTGTTACAACATTGACGGCAGAATTCAAGCGGGTCTCGACGATGCATTCATCAGCGACCTGCAAGTTTTTCACCAATCGAGAGGAAGGACCCCATCCGTACTTTGGTTTAATCCAGATGCGGAGCGCTACGCTGCCGAAGACCCCGCCAACGAACTTTCAATGGAGCGAACTCAACTACAAGATGATTTGGAAATCCTACCTCTTTTCTATTCTCGCCAGGACGACATTCTCCTAATGTCCACACCTCCAGAAAAAGAGCATCTGCGTAATATTCAAAATTCGGGCTTTACCCTACCGGAGATTTTAATCCATGGAGATAAAAAAGCCGCCCCGACCATTCCTCGAAAAATCGGCCAGCTTCGACCATGGAGTTGGACCCCCGACAGCCTTGCCTTTTTCCGCAATACATTTGTATCCCTCACACGTCCTATTCAATTGGGTACTTTATGGAACGCTTCTATTCGCGATTTGTTCTCCAAGAAATGGAGTGCCCAATGGGGCAAGCAAATTGCGCGAGAGACTGAAGAGGACGAATGGATCGCTCCAACTGAAGTCTATGGAGAGCCCGTGGCCGATCTAGAAACCCTGAATACGGTTCGCGGCACATTAAAGGCCCTGGGATATGAAAACGTGGTTTGCAAAGCTCCATTCGGAACAGCCGCGAACGGGAATCGCTGCATTTTTGCCAATGAAATTCTGGGAGCAAGCACACTCGCATGGCTTTGCAAGCGCTGGAAAGATCAAGGCTACGTAATCGTTGAGCCATGGCTTGATCGGGTATTTGACTTTTCAGTTCAGCTTGAAGTGGAGACCGACAAAGCGAGGACCATTGCATTTACACGTTTGCTAAACAACCACCGTGGCCAATTCAAAGGTGTGGTCACTTCTAGTTTCTGCCAGGGGGTAGCTCCGGAGATAACGCGTTTTCTCATGGAGCCAAAAGAAGGAAAACCAAGGGTGTACCACTTCTACGAAACGCTGGTCATCTCCCGCCTTTTCTCGGAAATGCGCAATTCTGGATACATCGGTCCCCTCGGAATAGATGCGTTCGTTTATCGTTCCCCAATGGGTACGCTCCGACTTAAGACAATTGTTGAGATAAATTCGCGCATGACGATGGGTCGTATCGGGTACGAGCTAAGTAAGCGAAATGCCGCTCGATCCGTTGGCTTGTTTCAAATCCTAACTCGCTCCCAGTTATCCAAAACGGATACCTCTTCTTTCATCGATTACAGCCGGCAATTGATGGCCCAATACCCTACCGTCTTGACCAAGGAAACCAATCCACGCCTTGTTTCGAGCTCCAGTCCGTTGAACGACCCGTACACAGCGAAGAAATTCCTAGCAGTCTATCACGTCCGCGAAAAACTCAGCCAGCTCCCAATCTAGAGGGCTGCTGTTATCCACAGCCCCTCTTCTACTCGCCGATGATCGCGTTGGCCTTGGGTTATATCCCTACCCTTAGCTTTCTCAACAAGCGCATCCCAGCGGCTCCCGCCCCTAGAAGGGCTATGCCAAACAAGCCTGGACCAGTGTCTGGAACTGATGATGATCCGCCCGGCGTCGTTACCGCTGTATTGACGACCGACTCATACCCCCAATGCTGCACAGTCGCATTCTGAGAAGAGTCAAAATCAAACTGCAGATAGCCGTAGGTAAAGCTGGATGAAGAAAATTCCGGCACTCGGAAACCCACGTAGGCGGTTTCATTGCTCAAGGCAGGACCTATGAATCCTCCATCAGACCAAACCTGGTGCGATGGACCTATTTGTTGGTTAGGGCCAACCCAATTACTTACGGCCGCCGAAGATCCGTTATTAGCGTTACTCCCTGCAGCTATTAAACCAGTACCCATAAAATTTTCGTGAAATATCAAGAAAAAACTTAATTCTCCATGCCCAGCTGAGGAGATATCAATCGGCGTATCCGGGCCAACCGGTGACCCCAGATCCACCGTTACTAATGCAGCATCTACTTCGGTGCTGCTAACTGCAGCGACTCCCGCCGCCGCGGCTGAATACCTCGCCATTCTGGAAGCACGTGAATCTGTCGTTTTTGCTTCGTCTGAATTAGTCTTTACGCTTTCGGATAAATTCATGAAGACACTAAAGTAACAAATTTTCCACCTACTGTCACCCTGATCGTGCTATCAGGGTTCCTTGCAAAAAAGGGTAGGGGTATTGGAGCCATTTCGCTCTTCCTCTTGATGCAGCTTTTGCTTATCTAGTGCCGCATTATGAAAACAAACACCTTCATCACATTAAGTACAGCAACTGCCAATATCGGAGTCCTTGTCGGACTAGTCTTCCTTATTTTTGAACTAAGACAGAACTCAGCCATTGCTTTGTCTCAAATGACTCAGGAGAGAGCGGCCATGTTAGTTGATCAAAACATTGCTTATGTAACCAACCAAGAGATTTCTAAATTAATGGCCCGCATTTATACGCACTTTGATTTCGACTCTGTAACAAAGGATGAATGGGACCAAATAGCTCGTCACGAGATTATTGTAAGAACACGTCAGCGAGATATCTGGTTTCAGTATAGCAAGGGCTTAATCGACGAAGAAGTCTACCTATTAGCCATCAATAGTGCTGCGAATCGACTTCCCTTGTGGGAATGGTTGAAAATCCCTCTCCCAGGTAAATTCACGAAAGATGTAGCTAATAGATCGAAAGAAGAGGGCTTTCAAGGAAGCCCAATCCGAACTAAATTTATTGAGTGGTCTAAAAATAACAAAAGCCCGTACGAGATATAGGTCTTCGGTAGTGTTGAAATAAAGCCACGGTTTATGCCCAAAAAGTTTGTGCTAGGCAGATGTCTCCATTAATCGGGGAGGCATTATGAAATCCAACACAGTCCAAATTCTCACTACAGTACTTAGTAACGTCGCCGTATTAGCTGGCCTTGTATTCCTTATCTTTGAGTTGAGGCAAAACTCAGCAATTGCTCTGTCTGAGATAAGACAAGAAAGAAACTTAAATATGACCGATCATAGCTTGGCCAACGCTAGAAATGAAAAGTTTTCTGGTTTGCTCGGAAAACTTACTGTTGCTTGTGCTTTTGATGAAATAACAGAAATTGAATGGTATCAGATTATTCAATACGAAAAAGGAATTAAAGCTCGTATCACCGACGTCTGGTTCCAGTACGAACAAGGCTTCATGGATAATCTCGCTTATAAAAATTCTCTAAGATATGCTGCTAATAGCGAGAGCCTTTGGGCCTTTCTCGGAATTTCTCCATTTCCCCAACCTTCTTTTGTAGAGGACCTAGAGACTCTAAAGTCCAGCGACGACTTTCAGCACAGCCGTTTTTCAACCAAATTTACGCAATGGGTTGATGGGAAAAAGACCCTAGCTCAGTACTAGGGTTTATCAACAGCCCCCAGAAAAAATTGTCCCCCAAAGGACTTATGAAGATTTTCTTACCCCAGCTCGCGTCTAGCAAAGGCTAGAGCCGCTACCCCAGCTCCTAGAAGGGCTGCTGTGGAGCCTGTGTCGGGGACGGCTGTTGAGCCTGTGCCAGGGACGCCTGATGTAGATGTCGTACCCTGAGGATCGCCAAAAGGATAACCTCCCTCATCTCTGTCAAATCCCCACGTTAATATCAACGATGAAATTTCCGATGGAACAAATACATCGGTTCCTGACCATGTAATTGAGATTGCAGAAGTAACCGTATCTCCAGCTGACAGCGCTTCGCTGAACTGAATTAATAAACCGTCACCCATGCCTCCGTAGTTGTCTTGATAAGTCACATTAGTGGGGGATTGTCCACCAATTGCTCCGCTAAACTCAACGGTGTCGACTGTGCCAACTATGTAGTCCCAGTTTTCGTCACTAGCATCCATTAGCCAAAGGAAACTGGCTTGGATGCCCGTTGGAGGATTAGCTGTTGCATCTAGGGTAGCAAGCCCTTCAGGAATACCGATGGTTAATTCATCATTGGTGAATGTATCGATGTTAAAAATCAAAGCTGCCGATGCCGAAGCAGGGAGAAGTGACAACAGGAGACTGATTTTGAGCAGATTCGCGTAAAGTTTCATTGTATTTCCCTCATGCATGTATCGCGCCATCTGAAGCAAAATGCATCCTGATCGTGCTATCAGGGTTCCTTGCAAAAAAAGTAGGCGTATCGGAGCCACTTAGCTCTTCCTCTCAATGCGGCTTACCCTTAATTAATGCCGTATTATGAAAACAAACACCTTCATCACATTAAGCACAGCAACTGCCAACGTCGGGGTCCTTGTAGGACTGGTCTTCCTTATCTTTGAAATTAAACAAAATTCTGCCATCGCTCTTTCTCAGATTAGGCAAGAGAGATCCTTGAGTGGGATTGCTGAGTATTCTTCTTACGCTCAAAATCAAGCATTCTCAAGATTGATAGGTCGCGGATTGCGGAACGCCGAATTTGATTCAATCTCTCCGGACGAATGGCACCAAGTTTATAACTTGGAATTAGCCAGAATGACGAGGATTGAAGACGTCTTTTTTCAGTACCAAGAAGGACTAATTGACGAGAGCGTATACCGATTTAGTATGGCAATGGCCGCAGGCAAAATGCCAATTTGGAAGTGGCTGAAGATAGTATCAGTAAATCCGGATTTTTCCGCTGCTGTCGATGCTTTCATGGATACACCGGAATACGTACCTTCTCAATCTTCAACCATCTTCAAAGAATGGGCTAAGTCAAATGAAAGTCCTATGCGGGGATTAGGAGTGCCGAGATTTATTCAGTAATAGGGTCTCCAACTGTGTTTGAATAAAGCACCGCTTCTTCCCAATAAGTTTGTGCTTTGAGGGTGCCTCCATTAATGCTGGAGGCATTATGAAATCCAACACAGTCCAAATTCTCACTACAGTACTTAGTAACGTCGCCGTTTTAGCTGGCCTTGTTTTCCTTATCTTTGAGCTAAGACAGAATTCTGACATAGCCATGTCTCAAGCAAGACAACAGAGAAACCTGAATTTGCACCAAGCTTCACTCGCCAATGCTCGCAATCATGAATTCTCAGAACTTCTCGGCCGAGTCTACCGTGACCATAATTTTGACTCATTAAGCGGGGAGGAGTGGCAGAAAATTTTTTTGTATGAAAGAGCGAATATCATGAATCTTGGAAATATCCGCTTTCAGTGGAATATGGGCCTGATGGATGAAACTCCCTACAACGGTCAGTTACGCAAAGCCGCCAATTCGGAGGAGTTTTGGCAGTGGCTCGGTGGGCTACGCGTTCCCCACGTCGACTTTTGGGAAGATGTGGATGAATTAAAGAATCAACCAAGCTTCAGTTGGCACCCATTCACGTTGGCTTTTAGAGAATGGTCTAAAGACAAGGATCCTCTGGCTAGAGCCTTTTACTAGACTGGCTTCAAAACCTTTGAGCTAATCGTCCGCCAATTGTCCCATCCATTCTCTCAGCTTGTCTAGCCTCGGCTACTACCCTCCCAACATCTCTGGGTGATCCTTGTTAATCTTAGTGAGTATCTGTATCGACTGATCGATCTCTTCCTCGGTCAGTTCCTCGTTTAGCATAGTTAAAATCTCCCCCGCACCTTCAATGCGTTTAGCAAAGGCGACGGTGGCCCAGACATTTGCAACAACTCTATCCTGTTCTATCCCCCCGCCGTACAGGTACATCAGTGATAGACAAAAAGCAGAGCTGCCATCTCCCTGCCTAGCGGCTAGGTTGAACCAAAGAGCAGCTTGCTCACTGTCTTTATCAACTCCCCAGCCATCTCGGTATAAAACCCCCATCAAAAACATTGAATCAACGTGGCCTCTCTCAGCACCTTCTCTGACTAAGGCTACTCTCTCTTCTGATGGCGGCTGGTCGTCTTCTGTCGGCGGAATGGAATTATCTCCAGCCAGATCGGCATTGGCCTTCATCATCTGTTGGGCTAGTTCCTGTGCCTCCTTAATTTCCTTACCTTCTAAGTACTCCTCTAAAGATTTTTCCAAGTTCTCACCACCTTCCCAACCATTGGCAGCAGCGACAAAAAGCCACGCATACCCCTTTTGGCCATCTTGCTCTACGCCCTTGCCCTCAATATAGCTTAGGCCTATCCGCACTTGGCTTGATAGGTGGCCTTTGTTTGCAGCTTTCTCAAAGCACTTAAAAGCTTCCTCAGGATTCTTGGCTACGCCCTGTCCCTCATCATAACAGATACCAAGTCTCCAATAATTCTCGGCACTTCCTTCCTCTGCTGCTTTTTTAAACCATTTAAATCCCTCAGGTTTATCTTCAGGGACGCCATCACCTAACATGTAAGCACTACCGAGGCTGTACTGTGCAGCCGTTGACCAAGAGCTTTCCTCAAGCCACTCGGCAACTTGCTCTGGACTCCTTCCCGCTACTGAAAACTGAATACAAAGGGGGAGAGCAAGGAATAGGAGACGCAACACCACCTTAAGTTATCCCCCATTCTAAATCCTTCAAGGGTTCTCTTCCCTTTTTGAAAAATAGTTTCCCTTTTGCGAGACGAATGAGTAAAGGAAGGCAGAATAATACCAATGATGAAAGTAAAGGTGAGTTTTGACACGTGGTTACAGCTACTTGGCATGTTAGGTGTATTGGGCGGCTTGATCGCGTTGGTCATCGAGCTGAACCAATCACAGAAATTAGCTCGAGCTACTGCTTATCAAGTAAGGGTATCAGAAATTCAAGAAGCTCAAAGGGAGCTTGCACTATCAGAGGATTTGGCCGCCATTCTTCACAGGTTTGATTCTGAAGGGGTTGACTCTCTCACGGCTGACGAGAAGGGTAGAGTAGTAGCATGGAATTTGGCAATACAGTGGCGGATGCAAGGACAGTTTTATCAGTATGAGCAAGGTTTTCTTGAAGAAGCCGCCATGCAGAGAACCCTCGACGGCCTAGCAAATGGTATTTATGCGAGGTGGGAGCAACTTGGTTTGACGGATAGGATTCACCCAGCTGCTTGGAAAAACACGATTATAGCGAGATTAAATCAAGAATGAAGAATATAAGGCTCGCTTGGTCGAGTTATCCAATGTGAGCCAGAGATCTCGTTAACCATTCTGGAAATTTTCAAATCAAGTACGGATGATGAGACAGTTCTGAACAGAGAGAGCTTTTGGAAGTGCGTACTCCATACTAGAGATTTTGGTTACAATCGAAATTGAACCTTGGAGCTTAATATTAAACACACGAATGGGTATGATGACCTACCGTTCAAAGGGCTCTACAGAGGCCGTCGAAGACTGTCCATTCTACAGCATTACAGCCAAGCGTATCATTGCTGAGAATGAAACTGCCTTTGATGTCCACGACGCTTTTCCTGTTACTCCGCTATCTCAGCCACCTCCACTAACACCTCGCCCGTTCCTACATCGGCCGAGCTAACCTGTACTGTGTAAACCCCTACATCGAGAGATACAAGGGTTGCAGCACTAATTGTATCATCAGTCAGGAATGGACAACCTTTGAAAAGGGATACTATCTGCCCTCAGACAAACCCGGCTTTGGGACTGAGTTGACCGAAAAACTCGTCCAGGAACACGCAATCGCCGAGCATCCGTCAATTAAGGTCATTATGTACCCATTTTTCCCTTTGAGTAAATACCATGAAGCTTGTCCTTGCTGCCTTTGGTAGCGGGCAATCTCCGAGCACCCATCGCGGTATCTATGGGGTGGGCACTCTTTACAATACCTCGAAACTTGCCTAGGGTAAGCTTTGTTGAATACCGCCCTTTCTACCGAACCTAGTTTGAATTAGTGGATTCGCCCGTCCAAACCGTATTCCAGTCAAGAAAGACTGAGTCTGCCTTGATCGTAACCTTGTAAACGCGCTGGTAGCTAATTCTCACCGGGGCCTCGACCTGCCGAATGGAACCGTCTGGAAATCGCACATTTTCATAACCGCTTGATTGACGTTCGATAACATCCTCGGCCACATTTACTTCTCGGAGAACGATTCCGTTAGCACCCATTCGGGCCGCTCTCTTCTTCAGATCCGTTACGATCTGCACCGTTTTGTCGTCAATTGCTGACGGGCTGTTGCTGGCCGTCGTACCGCTCGATTCCAGTTTGGCGATTTCTTCGAACTTCACGGGTATATCCATATCGGGAACCCATGACAGCAGTCCGGCTGGATTCTGGTAGATATCGACATCCCACTCCGTCAAAGCAGAGCGAGTCTTTCCCGTGACTTGCGTCGTCCCCGAATTTGTCGTCTCACATCCCGAAAAAACTAAACAACCCACCGCAATCAAACTAACTATTATAGAACGCCTCATCATATTTCTCCTCCAGAATCCCAAATCTACGCTCAACGAAAATTCAGGTCAAATCACAAAACTTGTGAATGCCCGCCATAGCGAAACCCCTCATTTTTCACCATTTCAATTTTCTTTGAGAACTAAAATGCCTCAAATCACCCGCTAAGGGGTCGGTGAACTCGAGCTCAATCGCTAAAAGCTGCAGAGGTTTTTCATAATTATCGGGCACCTCGTCTTGAAGGTCCGGATAGTACTTGTCATTCTCAATCTGGAAGCCAA
Coding sequences within it:
- a CDS encoding DUF455 family protein encodes the protein MPIQLQDFAKQVLFGETLEEKLSFPRSEIIDTLPGSPIKTPRKLSRPHHLRLHEDGVKPSHPSNAKLVDERERGRLLHFFGNHELLATELMALVLLKFPEAPSSFRLGVLETLKEEQIHTQLYIHRMKQCGVEFGELPLSDYFWKSVSSMEDPLDYVTRLSLTFEQANLDYSFEYKKTFESVGDDVTAGLLDRIYRDEIQHVGFGLKWFRRWKDSGRTDWEVFRKRLVFPLSPSRAKGSCYNIDGRIQAGLDDAFISDLQVFHQSRGRTPSVLWFNPDAERYAAEDPANELSMERTQLQDDLEILPLFYSRQDDILLMSTPPEKEHLRNIQNSGFTLPEILIHGDKKAAPTIPRKIGQLRPWSWTPDSLAFFRNTFVSLTRPIQLGTLWNASIRDLFSKKWSAQWGKQIARETEEDEWIAPTEVYGEPVADLETLNTVRGTLKALGYENVVCKAPFGTAANGNRCIFANEILGASTLAWLCKRWKDQGYVIVEPWLDRVFDFSVQLEVETDKARTIAFTRLLNNHRGQFKGVVTSSFCQGVAPEITRFLMEPKEGKPRVYHFYETLVISRLFSEMRNSGYIGPLGIDAFVYRSPMGTLRLKTIVEINSRMTMGRIGYELSKRNAARSVGLFQILTRSQLSKTDTSSFIDYSRQLMAQYPTVLTKETNPRLVSSSSPLNDPYTAKKFLAVYHVREKLSQLPI
- a CDS encoding VPDSG-CTERM sorting domain-containing protein yields the protein MKLYANLLKISLLLSLLPASASAALIFNIDTFTNDELTIGIPEGLATLDATANPPTGIQASFLWLMDASDENWDYIVGTVDTVEFSGAIGGQSPTNVTYQDNYGGMGDGLLIQFSEALSAGDTVTSAISITWSGTDVFVPSEISSLILTWGFDRDEGGYPFGDPQGTTSTSGVPGTGSTAVPDTGSTAALLGAGVAALAFARRELG
- a CDS encoding tetratricopeptide repeat protein — translated: MLRLLFLALPLCIQFSVAGRSPEQVAEWLEESSWSTAAQYSLGSAYMLGDGVPEDKPEGFKWFKKAAEEGSAENYWRLGICYDEGQGVAKNPEEAFKCFEKAANKGHLSSQVRIGLSYIEGKGVEQDGQKGYAWLFVAAANGWEGGENLEKSLEEYLEGKEIKEAQELAQQMMKANADLAGDNSIPPTEDDQPPSEERVALVREGAERGHVDSMFLMGVLYRDGWGVDKDSEQAALWFNLAARQGDGSSAFCLSLMYLYGGGIEQDRVVANVWATVAFAKRIEGAGEILTMLNEELTEEEIDQSIQILTKINKDHPEMLGG